GAGATGCCGAGCACATAGGGTTCGGCCAACGGGTTACGCAGCAGCGACTGCATGATGGCGCCCGACAGCGCCAGCCCCGCGCCGCAGAAGGCGGCGACCAGTGCCCGGCTCAGGCGATAATCCCAGATCACCGTCTCATGGATGCGGTTCAGCTCGACCGCGGTCCAGCCGAGCCGGTTCGTGACGGCCGAAAACGTGGTCGCAAGCGGAATCGGCAGGTCGCCGATCCCGACGCTAATGCCGACGGCGATGGCGATGAGGCAGAGGGAGGCGAGTAGCAGCGCGGCGACCGCTCCCAGCTGCCGGAAGAGACGGCCTGCGTCCGTCACTTCAGCAGACCGAGAGCCTTCAGCTGCTCGGCAACCTGTTCGGCGCCGTAGATCGTGCGGATCGTCGGGTTCATGGCCTGGCCGTCCATGACGACGAGCGCCTTGTTCTTGACGGCCAGGGTCTGGCTGACGGCCGGATCGGTGTTCAGGAAGTTGATCTTGGCCTCCGGCTTGTCGAGCTCCCAGCGGTTGCGGTCGAGGCTGGCGACGACGATGACGTCGGGATTGGCAGCGATGATGCCTTCCCAGCCGATCGCCGGCCATTCCGCTTCCGCGGATATTGCATTGTGTCCGCCGAGCAGGTCGGCGACGAAGCCGGAGGCGCTGTTCTTGCCGCCGACATAGGCGTCGGCCGACGGGCTGGGGCTCGAAAACCAGAAGACGTAGGAGAGGCTCTTGCCGTCCTTGGAAACACTGGCGCGAAACTTGGCTTCCCGCGCCTTGAAGTCGGCAATCAGCGCCTGGCCGCGATCGGCGACGTCGAAGATCTGCGAAAGTTCGTCGATCTCCTTGTAGAGGAGATCCATGTTCCACAGTTCGGCGCGGCTGCCATACTGGTCCTTGACGTCCTTGGTGCTGAGGCAGGTGCTGGGCGATAGATAGGTGGCGACGCCGACCTTGTCGAAATCCTCGCGCTTGGCGAGCTTGCTGTTCGGCCCGACCAGGCTCGGCAGTGCCGCCGCCACGAAGTCGGGGTTTTCGGCGAGGATCGATTCGAAGGTCGGCATCTCGACGGTCAGAAGCTTGACCTTGGCATTGGCTTCGGCGAGCTGCGGCAGCACCTTGCTCGGCCAGAAGGCGGTGCCGACCATCTTGTCCCGAAGGCCGAGCAGCAGCAGGATTTCCGCGCTGTTCTGGCCGAGGCCGATCGCCCGCTCGGGCGCCTTCTTGAACGTTACCTCAGCGCCGCAATTTTCGAGCGTCAGCGGGTAAGTCGTCGAACCAGCCAGCGTGGGACTTGCGGCAAGGCCGATCAGGGCGGAGAGGCCGCAGGCGGCCAGAAGTGATTTGAGGCTAGTCACGAAGAAATCCCCGGTGGGTGAGTGTATGCGGCCGGGGTATAGCCTCAGGAGTAGCCGGAAAACAAGACCAAATAAATCAACTTATCTGGAAAAGTCGACAGTGCTGGACATTGCTGCCCGGGCAACGCGCCGGATGCATCCAATTGCATGCCGCGTTTGGTAAAGCTTTCGAACGCGCTCAGCTCAGCTTTCCCACGAGCTTGGCATAGTCCGAAAAAGTCAGCTGCTCGCCTTTCCCGGCGGCCTCGTCGGCGAGCATCAGCACACGGATGGGAAACAGGATGGCGGCGCGGTTGGAATCGGACAGCTCGTTGTCGTCATCATCTTCGACGGCCTTTCTGGCTTTCGCGAGCGCGGCATTCAGTTCCTGATGGGTGAGCAGTTCTTTCTCGACGATCGCGTCGCATATCGAGACCAATGCCATGATCAGGCCCTTGAGCTGCAGGTTGGCCGTATTCATGAGAGCTCCAATGAAAAGAGGGTCTTAATCCGGTTCGACCGGTCGGATCGTGTCGACGGAAACCACACCGTCGACGATCCCGCGTTTGACGTCGCGTCTATCCCGATCGATCTCGATGACGGTGTAGAGCTTGTCGTCGCGGAAGGCGCTGGCATTGACCGTGGTGACATCTTCTGCGGGAGCTGCATCCACTTCCATGAAGTCGAGCTCACGAGCCGCGGCGACGATCCTGGCATCGCCCGGCGTTCTGGCGGCCACAACGACGATGCCGTGGCCGGGGGCATTGTCCCATCTCGGATCGTCAGGGGCCGCGATCGGTTCCAGCCGGTAGATGTTAAACATTTCGCCGCCGGTGTCCCGTGATGCTTGTGCTGCCGCATCTTGCATCTGCGCCTGGCTCTCGAGCGACCTTCCGAAGGTGGTTGGGCTGGTCGCGTTGTTGATCTCTTCCTTGCCTGTCCTTGAGACGTTCGACATGTCGCTCTCCATTATCAGGTTGGAAACGACGGCCGGCCGGAAACTGTTCCAGCGCAGGCAACGTTTGATGGCTGATGCCCGATACATCGATCTTCGCAACCGCACGCCTCAGCCATACCCTTTTTCCACTTGAGCACTAATTTACCTCCAGTCGAACAAGGGGGATTTCGTGAGCAAGCAGACCAGTGAATTTTCGCGCGATGTCGTTGCGGCAGACGGCGTCAATGGGCACGACCATAAAACCATGGCGTTCGATGACGCCAGCGCCCTTCTGGAGGTCCTTGTCGCGGTCCGGCGCGGCGACTTTTCCGTGCGGATGCGATCGGATCTGACCGGCGTTACCGGTAAGGTCGCCGACGCTCTCAACGACATCATCGCCGGCAATCAGCGCATGGCCCAGCAGCTCGAGCACGTCGGCCAGGTCGTCGGCCGCGACGGGCGAACGAGCACGCGAGTACGCTTCGGCCTGTCCGATGGTTCCTGGTCGGAGATGGAAGGATCGATCAACGGCCTGATCGACGATCTGCTGTGGCCGACGACAGCCGTCACGCGAACGATCACCGCTGTCGCCAAGGGAGATCTGCTGCAGACGGTTCCGCTCGATGTCGACGGGCGTCCTCTGAAAGGCGAATTCCTGCGTTCGGCCGATATAGTCAACACGATGATAAAGCAGCTGAGCGTCTTCACCTCCGAGGTGACGCGTGTCGCCCGCGAGGTCGGCACCGACGGAAAACTCGGCGGCCAGGCGCAGGTGCCCGAAGTGACCGGCGTCTGGAAGGATCTCACCGAGAGCGTCAACTCGATGGCGTCGAACCTGACGGCGCAGGTGCGCAACATCGCCGAAGTGACGATCGCCGTCGCGAACGGCGACCTTTCCAAGAAGATCACCGTCGACGTGCGCGGCGAAATCCTGCAGCTCAAGGAAGCCATCAACACGATGGTCGATCAGCTCAGATCCTTCGCTTCGGAAGTGACGCGTGTGGCCCGCGAGGTCGGCACCGAGGGCAAGCTCGGCGGACAGGCCCTGGTGCCGGGTGTCGCCGGCACCTGGAAGGATCTGACCGACAGCGTCAACGCCATGTGCGGCAACCTGACGGCCCAGGTGCGCAACATCGCCCAGGTGACGACGGCCGTGGCGCGCGGCGACCTGTCGCGCAAGATCACCGTCGACGTCTCGGGCGAAATCCTGGAACTGAAGGAAACCATCAACACCATGGTCGATCAGCTCAACGGCTTTGCCGGCGAGGTGACGCGTGTGGCGCGTGAAGTCGGCACGGAAGGGCGGCTCGGCGGCCAGGCGCAGGTGCCGGGTGTCGCCGGCACCTGGAAGGACTTGACCGACAACGTCAATTCGATGGCCTCGAACCTGACGGCGCAGGTGCGCAACATCGCCGAAGTCTCGACCGCGATCGCCAACGGCGACCTGTCGAAAAAGATCACGGTGACGGTTTCGGGCGAAATCCTCGAGCTGAAGGAAACCATCAACACGATGGTCGATCAGCTGAACGCCTTTGCTTCGGAAGTGACGCGCGTCGCCCGCGAAGTCGGAACCGAGGGACGGCTCGGCGGTCAGGCCAATGTGCGCGGCGTCGCCGGCACGTGGAAGGATCTAACCGAAAACGTCAACTCGATGGGCGGCAACCTGACGGCACAGGTGCGCAACATCGCCGAAGTCTCGACCGCGATCGCCAATGGCGACCTGTCGAAGAAGATCACCGTCGACGTGAAAGGCGAAATCCTGGAGCTGAAGGAAACCATCAACACGATGGTCGACCAGCTGAACGCCTTTGCGTCGGAAGTCACCCGTGTCGCCCGCGAAGTCGGCACCGAGGGCCGGCTCGGCGGTCAGGCCAATGTGCGCGGCGTCGCCGGCACCTGGAAGGATCTGACCGACAGCGTCAATTCCATGGCTTCCAACCTGACGGGGCAGGTGCGCAACATCGCCGAAGTCGCGACCGCAGTTGCCCAGGGAGACCTGTCGAAGAAGATCACCGTCACCGTGTCGGGGGAAATCCTCGAGCTGAAGGAAACCATCAACACGATGGTCGATCAGCTGAACGGCTTTGCCGGAGAGGTGACGCGTGTGGCGCGCGAGGTCGGCACCGAAGGCCGGCTCGGCGGCCAGGCCAACGTGCTCGGTGTCGCCGGCACCTGGAAGGACCTGACCGACAGCGTCAATTCCATGGCGGGCAATCTGACGGCGCAGGTGCGCAACATCGCCGAGGTCTCGACCGCGATTGCCAATGGCGATCTGTCGAAGAAGATCACTGTGTCGGTCTCGGGGGAAATCCTTGAGCTCAAGGAAACCCTGAACACCATGGTCGATCAGCTGAACCGCTTCGCCTCGGAAGTGACGCGCGTCGCCCGCGAAGTCGGTACCGAAGGCAAGCTCGGCGGCCAGGCGCAGGTGCCGGGTGTGGCCGGCACCTGGAAGGATCTGACCGAGAACGTCAATTCCATGGCCTCCAACCTGACCGGTCAAGTGCGCAACATCGCCGAAGTCACGACCGCCGTGGCGCGCGGCGACCTGTCGCGCAAGATCACCGTCGACGTGAAGGGCGAAATCCTCGAACTGAAGAACACCATCAATACGATGGTGGACCAGCTCAACGCCTTTGCCGGCGAGGTGACACGTGTCGCCCGCGAAGTCGGTACCGAAGGCAAGCTCGGCGGCCAGGCGCAGGTCTCCGGTGTGGCCGGCACCTGGAAGGACCTGACCGACAGCGTCAACTCGATGGCCGGCAACCTGACGGCGCAGGTGCGCAATATCGCCGAGGTGGCGACCGCGATCGCCAATGGCGACCTGTCGCGCAAAATCACCGTCGACGTGCGCGGCGAAATCCTGCTGCTGAAAGATACGCTAAATACCATGGTCGATCAGCTGCGATCCTTTGCCGGCGAAGTAACGCGTGTGGCGCGCGAAGTCGGCACTGATGGCAGGCTCGGCGGCCAGGCGGTCGTTCCTGGCGTCGCCGGCACCTGGAAGGACCTGACCGATAACGTCAACCTGCTCGCCGCCAATCTGACGACCCAGGTTCGAAACATCGCCGAAGTGACGACGGCCGTGGCGCGCGGCGACCTGTCGCGCAAGATCACCGTCGACGTGAAGGGCGAAATCCTCGAACTGAAGAACACCATCAACACCATGGTGGACCAGCTCAACGCCTTTGCCGGCGAAGTCACGCGTGTGGCCCGCGAAGTCGGCACCGAAGGCAAGCTTGGCGGCCAGGCGCAGGTGCCGGGCGTCGCCGGCACCTGGAAGGACCTGACCGACACCGTCAACGTCATGGCCGCCAACCTGACCGAGCAGGTGCGCGGCATCGTCAAGGTGGTGACGGCGGTGGCGAACGGCGACCTCAAGCAGAACCTCACCGTCGCCTCCAAGGGCGAAGTGGCAGCGCTCGCCGAAACCATCAACAACATGACCAACACGCTCGCGACCTTCGCCGATCAGGTGACCACGGTGGCGCGCGAGGTGGGCGTCGAAGGCCGCCTTGGCGGTCAGGCGAATGTTCCGGGCACGGCGGGAACGTGGAAGGATCTGACCGGCAACGTCAACTTGCTTGCCGCCAACCTGACGACGCAGGTGCGCGCCATTGCCGAGGTGGCGACCGCCGTTACTAAGGGCGACCTGACGCGCTCGATCAAGGTCGATGCGCGCGGCGAAGTCGCCGAGCTCAAGGACAATATCAACACAATGATCGACAACCTGCGCCTGACGACCGAGCGCAACACCGAGCAGGACTGGTTGAAAACCAACCTGGCCCGCTTCACCAACATGCTGCAGGGGCAACGCGACCTGACGCTGGTCGGCAAGATGATGCTGTCGGAGTTGGCGCCGCTCGTCGGCGCGCATCAAGGGGTGATCTACCAGGTCGATGCAGATGAGGAACAGCCGTTCCTGTCGCTGTTGTCGGTCTATGCGCAAGGGGTCGAGGCGGCACATCCGCTGCGGCTCGATTTCGGCCAGGGACTTGTCGGCCAGTGCGCCAGCGACGCCCGCCGGATCCTTGTCACCGACCTTCCCGACAATGTCGTTCCGATCAGCTCCGGCGTGTTCACGACCCTGCCGCGAAGCGCCATCGTGCTGCCGGTGCATTTCGAGGGGCAGGTGAAAGCGGTAATCGAGCTTGCCTCCGCCGGCGAATTCACCGAGCTGCAGCTGTCCTTCCTCGACCAGCTGACGACGTCGATCGGCATCGTCCTCAACTCGATTGAAGCGACGATGCAGACCGAAGGCCTGCTCAAGCAATCGCAGAAACTCGCCGCCGAGCTGCAGACGCAGCAGCGTGAGCTGCAGCAGACCAACGAGCAGCTCGGGCAGAAGGCGCAGCAGCTCGAAGAACGCAACGTCGAAGTCGAGGCGAAGAACCAGGAGATCGAGCAGGCCCGGCGCGCGCTGGAGGAAAAGGCAACCGAGCTGGCGCTGACATCGAAGTACAAATCCGAATTTCTCGCCAACATGTCGCACGAGCTGCGCACGCCGCTGAATTCGATCCTCATCCTCGGCCAGCAGCTGGGGGAGAATCCGGACGGCAACCTGTCGGGAAAACAGGTCGAGTTCGCCAAGACCATCCACGGCGCGGGAACCGATCTCCTGAACCTCATCAGCGACATCCTCGACCTGTCGAAGATCGAGTCCGGAACGGTCTCGGTCGATGCCGAGGAGATTCTCGTCAGCAACCTGCTCGAGATGATGGCTCGGCCATTCCGGCATGAGGCGGAAAATCGAAGCCTGTCCTTCGCGGTCGAGGTCGGTGGCGATATTACCAAGAGCATCATTACGGATTCGAAGCGGCTGCAGCAGATCCTCAAGAACCTGCTATCGAACGCCTTCAAATTCACCGCGCAGGGCGGCGTCACGCTTCGTGTCGGGTTGGCAGAAAGTGGCTGGTCAACCGATCATCCGTCGCTCCGGCACGCGCCTTCGGTTATCGCCTTCGAAGTCGTCGATACCGGCATCGGCATTCCGCCGGAAAAGCAGCGCATTATTTTCGAAGCGTTCCAGCAGGCGGATGCCTCGACGAGCCGCAAATATGGCGGCACCGGCCTCGGCCTGGCGATCAGCCGCGAACTGGCAAACCTCTTGGGCGGCGAGATCCAGCTGCGCAGCACCCCCGGTGTCGGCAGCACCTTCGTCCTCTATCTGCCGCTCACCTATGTCGGTGCCGGCGCGGTTGCGCCGAAATCCGCTCCGTCGGCCAATGTCGTGGAATTCGCCGAGGCCGCCGCAAGCCGCCGAGCTGAAAAGCCTGCCGAACATGTCGAAGACGATCGCCATCGGATAGCCGCCGGCGATTCGGTGCTGCTCGTCGTCGAGGACGATCCGCATTACGCGCGCGTCCTGGTCGATCTCGCCCGCGACAACGGGTTCAAGGTTCTGGTGGCTATGCGCGGCAGCGATGCGCTGGCACTCGCACAGGACTACAGGCCGACGGCGATCTCGCTCGACATCTTCCTGCCCGATATGCTCGGCTGGACGGTGCTCAGCCAGCTCAAGCAGAATTCGCAGACACGGCATATCCCGGTCCAGATCATCAGCCTCGACGAGGATCGCCAGCATGGGCTGACCCGCGGCGCCTTCGCCTTCATGAGCAAGCCGACGACTCCGGAGGGCCTCGGCAAGGCGTTGTCGCGCTTGAAGGCCTATGCCGAGCCGCGACGCAAGCATCTGTTGCTCGTCGAAGACAACGAGGCCGAGCGGCTGAGCGTCACTGCTCTTCTCGGGCATGACGACATCGACATCACCAGCGTCGGCTCCGGATCGGAAGCACTCGAGGCTCTGAGGCAGGACCCGCCGGACTGCGTGGTGCTCGACCTTTCCCTTCCGGATATGTCCGGCTTCGACGTCCTGGAGAAAATACGCGACGACGCCGAGATCGGTGAGGTTCCGGTGGTCGTATTCACCGGGCGGGAACTTTCCCCTGAGGAGGATGCGACGCTGCACAGCATGGCCCGAAGCGTCGTCGTGAAGGGCGTCGAGTCTCCGGAACGTCTTCTCGATGAAACTGCTCTGTTTCTGCATCGGGTCTTCGCCGACCTGCCGCTTGCAAAACAGGCGACGCTGCAGGAATTGCACAGCTCGGACGAGGATCTCGTCGGCGAGACAGTACTGCTCGTTGATGATGACGCCCGCAACATCTTCGCGCTCAGCAGCGTTCTCGAACGCCGGGGAATGCGGGTGCTGACCGCGACAACCGGCAGCGAAGCCATCGACGTCATCAACAATGAACCCTCTGTCGCAATCGTGCTGATGGATATCATGATGCCTGGAATGGACGGTTACGAGACGATGCAGGTCATCCGTTCGGAGCCACGGTTCCGGCGGCTGCCGATCCTGGCGCTGACCGCCAAGGCGATGAAGGGCGACCGCGAGAAATGCCTGGAAGCAGGCGCCTCCGACTACCTGGCGAAGCCGGTTAATACCGAACAGCTTCTGTCGGCCCTTCGCATGTGGCTGCATCGCTGAGGATCTGTCATGAACCCCGTCAACATCCTCCTCGTCGACGACCAACCCGCCAAGCTTCTGAGTTATGAGGTCATTCTCGAAGAACTCGAGGAAAACCTCATCAAGGCGCAATCTGCGCGCGAAGCCTTCGAGCATCTGTTGCGCACCGAAATCGCGGTGATCCTCGTTGATGTCTGCATGCCCGAACAGGATGGCTTCGAGCTGGTCAGCATGATCCGGCAGCACCCGCGCTATCAAAGTACGCCGATCATCTTCGTTTCCGCCGTGATGCTGGCCGAACCAGACCGGCTGCGCGGCTATGCGGTGGGCGCCGTCGACTATGTCTCCGTGCCAATCGTGCCCGAAGTGCTGAGGGCCAAGGTCAGGGTCTTTGCCGATCTCTACAGGAAGACACGGGAACTCGAGCGCCTGAATGCGGAGCTGGAGGCCCGGGTTCGCCAGCGCACCGCCGAGCTCGAGGCCTCGGCCACCCAGTTGCGAGAGCTCAACGAGGAGCTCGAGCATCGGATCGATCAAAGGACGCGCGAGCGCGAGGAGGCGCTGGCGCAGCTGTTCGAGGCGCAGAAGCTCGACACGATCGGCCACCTGACGGGCGGGGTGGCGCACGACTTCAACAATCTTCTCATGGCGGTGCTCGGCAGTCTTGGCCTTCTGAAGAAGCGACTTCCGGCCGATGAACGCAGCGAACGGCTGCTGACGAATGCGATCCAGGCGGCCGAGCGCGGCACGGCGCTGACCCAGCGCCTGCTTGCCTTCGCCCGCCGCCAGGAGCTCAAGCCACAGGCGGTCGACTTCCTCAGACTGTTCGAAAACGTCGAGGATCTTCTCGCCAAGGCGGTCGGGCCGCGCATCGAAATCCGCAAGCGCATTCCGGCAGATCTGGCACCCCTTCTGGTGGATAGCAACCAGTTGGAACTGGCGCTGCTCAACCTGTTCGTCAATGCGCGCGATGCACTCGAAAGCGGCGGAGCCGTGACGGTTGCCGCGGCGGCCGCCGAAGAGGGCCGGCCGGCCGGTCTCGCCGGCGGCAACTACATCAGGATATCGGTGTCGGATGATGGCGAGGGGATGGATGAGGCCACCGTCTCGCGCGCTGCCGAACCGTTTTTCACCACCAAAGGGGTCGGCAAGGGCACCGGTCTCGGCTTGTCGATGGTGCATGGTCTGGCGGCGCAATCCGGGGGCTCGATCCAGATATCGAGCGCCAGGGGCAGGGGCACGACGGTATCCCTTTGGCTGCCCGTCGCCGAGACTTTCGTCGAGTTGCAGCCGGTCGTCGAAGCTCCGGTGGCGGAGCCCTTGAAACCAGCGTCGCGGCCGCTTGCCATCCTCGTCGTCGACGACGACGCGCTTGTCCGGACCGGAACCGTGGCGATGCTGGAGGATCTCGGCCACCTGCCGCAGGAAGCGTCCTCCGCTTCCCAGGCTTTGGAATTCTTTGCCGGCGGACAGGATTGCGATCTTGTCATCACCGATCATGCGATGCCGGGTATGACAGGCGCCGAGCTTGCGCGCCACCTCCGCTCGGCCTTCCCGGGCCTGCCGATCATCCTCGCCTCGGGCTATGCCGAATTTTCCGAAGACCATGGCCCCGGCCGGATGCTGCGGATGAAGAAGCCATTCACGCAGGAACAGCTTCAGGCCGCCATGGATCAGGCGCTCTCCGGCAAGGTCGCTGCGGCCTGACGATCGAAGCGTACACATTCCAAGGCGAGCAGTGCGGTCATCTCCGCGACCGTTGCCGTTTTCGCGTGTCCAATTGCGGACGAAACTTTTTGCTCCCGCAAAAGTTAAATAAAACTATCCCTACTCACCGAAGGCTTTCCCCTGACCAAAATGACGTTCGGCCCCGCATTCACCGAAGACGGCATTCTGTTTCGCCTCTGGGCTCCGCTGCATGAAAGCGTGTCGTTGAAGATTGAAGGCGCCGATCCGCGCCCGATGCAGGCGGCCGAAGGTGGCTGGCATCATTGCACGGTCAAAGACGCTCGTCCCGCCACGCGCTATCGCTTCGTCCTGCCCGACGGCCTTGAAATTCCCGATCCCGCCTCGCGGTTCCAGCCGCAGGATGTGCATGGCCCGAGCGAGGTGGTCGACCTCACCTCCTATCGCTGGAAGACGAGTGACTGGACCGGCCGGCCCTGGGAAGAGATGGTCATCTACGAGATGCATATCGGCTGCTTCACGCCGGAGGGGACCTTCACCTCTGCGATCGAGCGGCTCGATCATCTGCGGGAGCTGGGCGTCACGGCTTTGCAGATCATGCCGGTGAGCGAATTCCCCGGCCGTTACAGCTGGGGCTATGACGGCGTGCTGCCCTATGCCCCTGACAGCAGCTACGGCCGGCCGGAGGATTTCATGGCGCTGGTGGACGCAGCGCATCAGCGCGGTATCTCGGTGTTCCTTGATGTGGTCTACAACCATTTCGGGCCTGACGGGAATTATATCCCCTCCTACGCGCCGCTCTTTACCGACCATCACAAGACGCCCTGGGGCCACGGCATCAACTATGACGGCGACGGATCGCAGATGATCCGTGAATTTGTCATTGAGAACGCCATCTACTGGATTACCGAATTCAGGCTCGACGGCTTCCGCTTCGATGCCGTTCACGCGATCAAGGACGACAGCGACGAGCATCTCCTTTACGAGCTTGCCCGCCGCGTCAGGGCAGCGGCCGGCGACCGGCATGTGCATCTGATCGTCGAAAACGAGGAGAATGACAGCGACCTGTTGAAGCGTGACGAAAACGGCGAGGCGAGGCTGTTCACTGCCCAGTGGAACGACGACGTGCACCATGTGCTGCATATCACTGCCACGGGTGAAACCTTCGGCTATTATGCCGATTACGCCGGCGACGCCGGCAAGCTTGGCCGGGCGCTGGCGGAAGGTTTCGTGTTCCAGGGAGAACACATGCCCTATCGTGGGGGAACTCGGGGCAGGCCGAGCGACCACCTGCCGCCGACCGCTTTCATCTCGTTCATTCAGAACCATGACCAGATCGGCAATCGGGCGCTCGGCGACCGTGTTCTGGCCTCGAGCCCGGCCAATGCCGTCAAGGCAGTCATCGCCATCTATCTGCTGGCGCCGGAGATACCGATGCTGTTCATGGGTGAGGAATGGGGTGCGGAGGAGCCGTTTCCGTTTTTCTGCGATTTCGACGAAGATCTGAACGAGAAGGTCAGGAAGGGCCGGCGTGACGAGCTATCGCGCCTGCCGGGTTTCGATGCCGACGACCTTCTCGATCCGACGGCGCCATCGACCTTTGCTGCGGCCAAACTGGATTGGTCGAAACTCGCCACCTCTGGCGTGCTTGAGTATTACAGGACACTTCTCGACCTCCGGCACCGGACGATCGTTCCCCTGCTGAATGGTGCGGCCGGTGGAAGCGCGGTCTACCGCTCGGCGGGAAATGCGATCGCGGTGGATTGGACCATTGCGGAAAGCCGGCACCTTCATCTGCGCGCCAATCTTGGCAACGAGGCGGCGGCGGCGCTCGACCAGCAACAGGACGGCGCCGAGACGATATTCCGTCTCGGCAGCGATGGCGGTGATCTCTCGCCCTGGACGGTGATCTGGAGCATGAGCGAGGCGTGA
The Rhizobium leguminosarum DNA segment above includes these coding regions:
- a CDS encoding response regulator → MNPVNILLVDDQPAKLLSYEVILEELEENLIKAQSAREAFEHLLRTEIAVILVDVCMPEQDGFELVSMIRQHPRYQSTPIIFVSAVMLAEPDRLRGYAVGAVDYVSVPIVPEVLRAKVRVFADLYRKTRELERLNAELEARVRQRTAELEASATQLRELNEELEHRIDQRTREREEALAQLFEAQKLDTIGHLTGGVAHDFNNLLMAVLGSLGLLKKRLPADERSERLLTNAIQAAERGTALTQRLLAFARRQELKPQAVDFLRLFENVEDLLAKAVGPRIEIRKRIPADLAPLLVDSNQLELALLNLFVNARDALESGGAVTVAAAAAEEGRPAGLAGGNYIRISVSDDGEGMDEATVSRAAEPFFTTKGVGKGTGLGLSMVHGLAAQSGGSIQISSARGRGTTVSLWLPVAETFVELQPVVEAPVAEPLKPASRPLAILVVDDDALVRTGTVAMLEDLGHLPQEASSASQALEFFAGGQDCDLVITDHAMPGMTGAELARHLRSAFPGLPIILASGYAEFSEDHGPGRMLRMKKPFTQEQLQAAMDQALSGKVAAA
- a CDS encoding ABC transporter substrate-binding protein, producing MTSLKSLLAACGLSALIGLAASPTLAGSTTYPLTLENCGAEVTFKKAPERAIGLGQNSAEILLLLGLRDKMVGTAFWPSKVLPQLAEANAKVKLLTVEMPTFESILAENPDFVAAALPSLVGPNSKLAKREDFDKVGVATYLSPSTCLSTKDVKDQYGSRAELWNMDLLYKEIDELSQIFDVADRGQALIADFKAREAKFRASVSKDGKSLSYVFWFSSPSPSADAYVGGKNSASGFVADLLGGHNAISAEAEWPAIGWEGIIAANPDVIVVASLDRNRWELDKPEAKINFLNTDPAVSQTLAVKNKALVVMDGQAMNPTIRTIYGAEQVAEQLKALGLLK
- a CDS encoding HAMP domain-containing protein, whose amino-acid sequence is MSKQTSEFSRDVVAADGVNGHDHKTMAFDDASALLEVLVAVRRGDFSVRMRSDLTGVTGKVADALNDIIAGNQRMAQQLEHVGQVVGRDGRTSTRVRFGLSDGSWSEMEGSINGLIDDLLWPTTAVTRTITAVAKGDLLQTVPLDVDGRPLKGEFLRSADIVNTMIKQLSVFTSEVTRVAREVGTDGKLGGQAQVPEVTGVWKDLTESVNSMASNLTAQVRNIAEVTIAVANGDLSKKITVDVRGEILQLKEAINTMVDQLRSFASEVTRVAREVGTEGKLGGQALVPGVAGTWKDLTDSVNAMCGNLTAQVRNIAQVTTAVARGDLSRKITVDVSGEILELKETINTMVDQLNGFAGEVTRVAREVGTEGRLGGQAQVPGVAGTWKDLTDNVNSMASNLTAQVRNIAEVSTAIANGDLSKKITVTVSGEILELKETINTMVDQLNAFASEVTRVAREVGTEGRLGGQANVRGVAGTWKDLTENVNSMGGNLTAQVRNIAEVSTAIANGDLSKKITVDVKGEILELKETINTMVDQLNAFASEVTRVAREVGTEGRLGGQANVRGVAGTWKDLTDSVNSMASNLTGQVRNIAEVATAVAQGDLSKKITVTVSGEILELKETINTMVDQLNGFAGEVTRVAREVGTEGRLGGQANVLGVAGTWKDLTDSVNSMAGNLTAQVRNIAEVSTAIANGDLSKKITVSVSGEILELKETLNTMVDQLNRFASEVTRVAREVGTEGKLGGQAQVPGVAGTWKDLTENVNSMASNLTGQVRNIAEVTTAVARGDLSRKITVDVKGEILELKNTINTMVDQLNAFAGEVTRVAREVGTEGKLGGQAQVSGVAGTWKDLTDSVNSMAGNLTAQVRNIAEVATAIANGDLSRKITVDVRGEILLLKDTLNTMVDQLRSFAGEVTRVAREVGTDGRLGGQAVVPGVAGTWKDLTDNVNLLAANLTTQVRNIAEVTTAVARGDLSRKITVDVKGEILELKNTINTMVDQLNAFAGEVTRVAREVGTEGKLGGQAQVPGVAGTWKDLTDTVNVMAANLTEQVRGIVKVVTAVANGDLKQNLTVASKGEVAALAETINNMTNTLATFADQVTTVAREVGVEGRLGGQANVPGTAGTWKDLTGNVNLLAANLTTQVRAIAEVATAVTKGDLTRSIKVDARGEVAELKDNINTMIDNLRLTTERNTEQDWLKTNLARFTNMLQGQRDLTLVGKMMLSELAPLVGAHQGVIYQVDADEEQPFLSLLSVYAQGVEAAHPLRLDFGQGLVGQCASDARRILVTDLPDNVVPISSGVFTTLPRSAIVLPVHFEGQVKAVIELASAGEFTELQLSFLDQLTTSIGIVLNSIEATMQTEGLLKQSQKLAAELQTQQRELQQTNEQLGQKAQQLEERNVEVEAKNQEIEQARRALEEKATELALTSKYKSEFLANMSHELRTPLNSILILGQQLGENPDGNLSGKQVEFAKTIHGAGTDLLNLISDILDLSKIESGTVSVDAEEILVSNLLEMMARPFRHEAENRSLSFAVEVGGDITKSIITDSKRLQQILKNLLSNAFKFTAQGGVTLRVGLAESGWSTDHPSLRHAPSVIAFEVVDTGIGIPPEKQRIIFEAFQQADASTSRKYGGTGLGLAISRELANLLGGEIQLRSTPGVGSTFVLYLPLTYVGAGAVAPKSAPSANVVEFAEAAASRRAEKPAEHVEDDRHRIAAGDSVLLVVEDDPHYARVLVDLARDNGFKVLVAMRGSDALALAQDYRPTAISLDIFLPDMLGWTVLSQLKQNSQTRHIPVQIISLDEDRQHGLTRGAFAFMSKPTTPEGLGKALSRLKAYAEPRRKHLLLVEDNEAERLSVTALLGHDDIDITSVGSGSEALEALRQDPPDCVVLDLSLPDMSGFDVLEKIRDDAEIGEVPVVVFTGRELSPEEDATLHSMARSVVVKGVESPERLLDETALFLHRVFADLPLAKQATLQELHSSDEDLVGETVLLVDDDARNIFALSSVLERRGMRVLTATTGSEAIDVINNEPSVAIVLMDIMMPGMDGYETMQVIRSEPRFRRLPILALTAKAMKGDREKCLEAGASDYLAKPVNTEQLLSALRMWLHR